A window of Micrococcus endophyticus contains these coding sequences:
- a CDS encoding helix-turn-helix domain-containing protein: MPSGTDTSARAAHLDRQLTLQDAADLLGTSPSSVRRMIARGDLRAYRYGPRIIRIDPADLRAMRQPVTSLAELRGGAA, translated from the coding sequence ATGCCATCAGGCACCGACACATCCGCCCGCGCTGCCCACCTCGACCGCCAGCTCACGTTGCAGGACGCGGCCGATCTGCTGGGCACCTCTCCCTCAAGCGTCCGCCGCATGATCGCTCGTGGGGACCTCCGCGCCTACCGCTACGGTCCCCGCATCATCCGCATCGACCCCGCCGACCTGCGCGCCATGCGGCAGCCCGTCACCAGCCTGGCCGAGCTGCGAGGCGGTGCCGCATGA